In one bacterium genomic region, the following are encoded:
- a CDS encoding ABC transporter permease, whose product MITLWRMFKTGFRNLFRNAWLSIAATAIMVVTLVIVAFFAFSALFLQNQLAAVRDKIDLTVFLKDEATPDQVKKLQANIQVMPNVKEVKYVSKTDALERLRNSSKDGEQLAKTAADIGNPLPASLEVRTATLEDLDSLNSQIKSDGAATIVASTSNDDSDVRRKVVDRIVSISRGVSQVGTVISAAFLLISLMIIFNTIRMAIFTRREEIEIMKLVGATNWYIRGPFLIEGAMYGVIGATIAMAITLPLINVAKPLFTSYFNASEVVTFVTDRIFLVTLAMYTLGIVIGTLSSFLAISRHLKL is encoded by the coding sequence ATGATAACGCTGTGGCGCATGTTTAAAACTGGGTTTAGAAATCTGTTTCGTAATGCCTGGCTTTCGATTGCCGCTACTGCCATTATGGTGGTGACTTTGGTAATTGTGGCATTCTTTGCCTTCTCAGCATTATTTTTACAGAACCAGCTAGCAGCTGTGCGTGACAAGATCGACCTGACTGTTTTCTTGAAGGATGAAGCTACTCCAGACCAAGTCAAGAAATTGCAGGCCAATATTCAGGTAATGCCCAATGTTAAAGAAGTTAAATATGTTTCAAAAACTGATGCTTTGGAGCGTTTGCGCAATAGCTCTAAAGATGGCGAACAATTAGCTAAAACGGCGGCTGATATTGGCAACCCACTCCCAGCTTCTTTGGAGGTGCGGACTGCCACTTTGGAAGATTTAGACTCGTTAAATAGTCAGATAAAATCGGATGGAGCCGCTACCATTGTGGCAAGTACCAGCAATGACGATAGTGATGTACGACGTAAGGTGGTGGATAGAATTGTTTCTATCTCACGCGGAGTTTCCCAGGTTGGAACAGTAATTTCGGCAGCCTTTTTACTAATTAGTCTAATGATTATCTTTAATACTATTCGCATGGCGATTTTTACCCGGCGCGAAGAAATTGAGATTATGAAGTTAGTTGGTGCAACAAACTGGTATATTCGAGGGCCTTTCCTCATTGAAGGAGCGATGTATGGGGTGATTGGTGCAACTATTGCGATGGCCATTACTCTGCCACTAATTAACGTTGCTAAACCACTATTTACCAGCTATTTTAATGCTAGCGAAGTGGTAACTTTTGTGACCGATCGGATCTTTTTAGTGACACTGGCGATGTATACACTTGGGATTGTCATTGGTACATTATCTAGTTTTCTAGCTATTTCGAGGCACTTGAAGCTTTAG
- a CDS encoding CHAP domain-containing protein, which translates to MILSRHQKATNKYQRYGRIISILIAVGVFGVLAPTALAVDYDSQINALRDQINQNKNSANQKRAEGNTLQAKVAALNAEISAAQSALNLTRTEITKTTEELDRQNAELNQQIENLKQNLKTMYKDRDVTPMEVLASSENLSDFVGKQQYMDDLKDKIESNIAEISRLKAELEQKKVALTEKATAEKAQVANIAEKRAEQQALLAQTRGEEAAYQNIVKQNESQLAAVFAARAEEIRRNAAAGGSFRPGGQCGGGYPDVWCRAAQDSLVDDYGYYNRECVSYAAWKRASIGRMVPRYWGNANQWWPRGSASVTPAYGDIVAWPNGPWGHVAIVESNNGDSITISEYNYSPRGGFSTRTIPFSQLGNARYIK; encoded by the coding sequence ATGATCTTAAGTCGACATCAAAAAGCCACAAATAAATACCAACGCTATGGACGCATAATCTCTATTTTAATCGCAGTTGGTGTTTTTGGCGTTCTAGCACCAACGGCACTGGCAGTTGATTATGACTCACAAATCAATGCCCTAAGAGATCAGATTAATCAGAATAAAAACTCTGCCAATCAAAAACGTGCTGAGGGTAATACATTACAAGCCAAAGTAGCGGCATTAAATGCTGAGATTTCGGCTGCACAGAGTGCGTTAAATTTGACTCGAACTGAAATTACTAAGACTACTGAGGAGTTAGACCGTCAAAATGCTGAATTAAATCAGCAAATTGAAAACTTGAAGCAAAATCTAAAGACAATGTATAAGGATCGCGATGTGACACCTATGGAGGTGCTGGCTTCAAGTGAGAACCTGTCTGATTTTGTTGGTAAACAGCAGTACATGGACGACCTAAAGGATAAGATAGAGTCTAATATTGCAGAAATTAGTCGCTTAAAGGCGGAATTGGAACAGAAAAAAGTTGCATTGACAGAAAAAGCTACGGCCGAGAAAGCCCAGGTTGCAAATATTGCCGAAAAGCGAGCAGAGCAACAAGCACTACTAGCGCAGACCAGGGGTGAAGAAGCTGCTTATCAAAATATAGTAAAACAGAATGAGTCGCAGTTGGCAGCCGTGTTTGCAGCCCGGGCTGAAGAAATTCGACGCAATGCCGCAGCTGGTGGTAGTTTTAGGCCGGGTGGTCAGTGTGGTGGTGGATATCCAGACGTGTGGTGTCGTGCTGCGCAAGATAGCCTAGTGGATGATTATGGCTATTACAATCGTGAGTGCGTCAGCTATGCGGCCTGGAAACGAGCGTCAATTGGGCGTATGGTGCCGCGCTATTGGGGTAATGCTAATCAGTGGTGGCCTCGTGGAAGTGCTAGTGTAACCCCCGCCTACGGAGATATCGTGGCTTGGCCCAATGGTCCTTGGGGGCATGTTGCAATCGTAGAATCTAATAATGGTGACTCTATTACTATTAGCGAATACAATTACAGTCCGCGTGGTGGCTTTTCGACACGGACAATTCCATTTAGTCAGTTAGGCAACGCACGCTACATTAAATGA
- a CDS encoding CHAP domain-containing protein: MLHKNKNKSGRLFRAIFGGLFLFVAVVSATVWYQAQPAHADDLQPLIDAVTRQIQDNQAIVNQKQAEGDTLQNRLTAIQAELSAARSNLELTRLRIDQTKLDRKNTEADLKKTTELLRQNIAAAYKQGDISPIEILASSENLSDFVGRQEYYDALRKKITENVDSIKLAKKQLEEFSRQLKIKEEQQRLEEKAIAAKETEQAELLAKTRGDEAIYRALVEADTTRLATLRAQQSAAIAAQSLGRNFSLTTEYPWTAVEPFPSRGVDPWGFYYRQCTSYAAWKRASIGRPLPAWGFLGPANAKQWPEWAGKFGMRVDTTPEVGAAAVYPVGEYGHVMIVEGIVSNGAQVLVSEFNADWGGHYSQSLWPVSSLIFIH; the protein is encoded by the coding sequence ATGCTACACAAAAATAAAAATAAATCAGGCCGGTTATTTCGCGCTATATTTGGTGGATTATTTCTGTTTGTAGCAGTGGTGTCGGCGACGGTGTGGTACCAAGCTCAACCAGCTCATGCCGATGATTTACAGCCTTTAATAGATGCTGTAACGCGTCAAATTCAAGATAATCAAGCTATAGTTAACCAAAAACAAGCCGAAGGTGACACATTGCAAAATCGGCTGACCGCGATTCAAGCTGAACTGTCGGCTGCTCGATCAAATCTAGAGCTAACTCGTCTGCGTATCGATCAAACCAAACTAGATCGCAAGAATACCGAAGCTGATCTTAAAAAGACTACCGAGTTATTACGTCAGAATATCGCAGCTGCTTATAAGCAGGGGGATATATCGCCAATTGAGATCTTAGCCTCGAGCGAAAATCTGTCAGATTTTGTTGGCCGTCAGGAGTATTATGATGCACTACGTAAGAAAATTACCGAAAATGTGGATAGCATAAAGCTAGCCAAGAAACAGCTGGAAGAATTTTCGCGCCAATTAAAAATCAAGGAAGAGCAACAGCGCTTAGAAGAAAAGGCAATTGCTGCCAAAGAAACAGAGCAGGCAGAGTTACTGGCTAAGACGCGGGGCGATGAGGCAATTTATCGCGCATTAGTTGAAGCCGATACGACGCGGCTTGCTACCTTGCGGGCTCAGCAGTCGGCCGCTATTGCGGCTCAGAGTTTGGGGCGTAACTTTTCATTAACTACGGAATATCCTTGGACTGCGGTTGAGCCATTCCCGAGTCGCGGTGTAGACCCTTGGGGCTTTTATTATCGACAATGTACTAGCTATGCGGCCTGGAAACGAGCCTCAATTGGCCGACCATTACCAGCTTGGGGATTTTTGGGGCCGGCTAATGCTAAGCAGTGGCCAGAATGGGCTGGTAAATTTGGTATGCGTGTAGATACAACTCCAGAAGTAGGAGCAGCTGCAGTTTATCCAGTGGGAGAGTATGGGCATGTCATGATTGTAGAGGGTATAGTATCAAATGGTGCGCAAGTGTTAGTTTCGGAGTTTAATGCTGATTGGGGTGGGCATTATTCACAGTCGCTGTGGCCAGTAAGCTCTCTTATTTTTATCCATTAG
- a CDS encoding leucine-rich repeat protein produces the protein MSNLRLTKLTTLNRLTSLFKRTNYLALSLIISLTSILPILLPASANAAPSTPPDSCFNFDSGTGTITDYYDYEGNNNSNPACTREPIIPGTIGGNVVTVIGSSAFSSKQLTSVTIGNSVTSIDEGAFAGNQLTSVIIGNSVASIGGSAFNANMLETVTLSSNLSGLTSGTIFTNNKIQEMQIPDSITLIDTYTFFAQSPIGAGSYYAFMNNDYSALNQYMATSWYARLFTSPGNPNNLTDSYAVESVFGMDMNSDGDMNDSIGGHLINPSRVTTNYKDTNGNTIAPSTTATGTGLSSYLAVDNPTNNLSLYYKAGNSYTVPPAPFIPGYTIQTTPSNIASLTAGNNSIDYIYTANSNNEDNTLSTPLSNSTTSYLVLPDDVTNPSFTTTPTNTIPSDTAYSFPTSLVSFQFDTTPGSTKAITLYFDLPGNPSDYTARKYDTNNHSFSTIASATITRETYNNKSLLKLTYNITDGDNLDQDHTVNGTIIDPVGLATNTVGAPQTGVGRWESSWVATILSFFGL, from the coding sequence GTGAGTAATCTAAGACTGACTAAATTAACTACACTAAATAGACTAACAAGTTTATTTAAGAGAACTAACTACCTAGCCCTTAGCCTAATAATAAGCCTAACCTCAATTCTACCCATACTACTACCAGCCTCGGCAAATGCTGCTCCATCCACCCCACCAGATTCTTGCTTTAACTTTGATTCAGGTACAGGCACTATTACCGATTATTATGACTATGAGGGCAACAACAACTCTAACCCCGCCTGCACCAGAGAACCCATTATACCCGGCACGATTGGTGGCAATGTAGTAACTGTAATTGGTAGCTCTGCCTTCTCTAGCAAACAACTCACCAGCGTTACAATTGGTAACTCTGTAACTTCTATTGATGAAGGTGCCTTCGCTGGCAACCAACTCACCAGCGTCATCATTGGTAACTCTGTAGCTTCTATTGGTGGCTCTGCTTTTAATGCCAATATGCTTGAAACTGTAACTTTATCTAGTAATTTGTCGGGTCTTACGAGTGGTACAATTTTTACCAATAATAAGATCCAAGAAATGCAAATACCTGATTCAATAACACTTATTGATACTTATACTTTTTTTGCACAGTCGCCAATAGGTGCAGGCTCTTATTATGCTTTTATGAATAATGATTACTCTGCTCTAAACCAATACATGGCGACTAGTTGGTATGCTCGGTTGTTTACTAGCCCGGGGAATCCTAATAATCTTACAGATTCTTATGCTGTGGAGAGTGTCTTTGGTATGGATATGAACTCTGATGGTGATATGAACGACTCAATTGGTGGCCACCTCATCAACCCAAGTAGAGTAACCACCAACTACAAAGACACAAATGGCAACACCATTGCCCCCAGCACCACAGCTACTGGCACAGGTTTATCTTCCTACCTAGCAGTAGACAACCCAACTAATAACCTAAGCTTGTACTACAAAGCTGGTAATAGCTACACCGTACCACCAGCCCCATTTATACCTGGCTACACCATCCAAACCACACCAAGTAACATAGCTAGCCTAACAGCTGGTAATAACTCTATAGACTATATCTATACAGCTAACAGTAACAATGAAGACAACACACTCTCCACCCCACTCTCCAACAGCACCACTAGCTACCTAGTCCTACCAGATGATGTAACTAACCCTAGCTTTACTACTACACCAACTAACACTATCCCCAGTGATACAGCCTACTCCTTCCCAACTAGCCTAGTATCCTTTCAATTCGACACCACACCTGGATCAACTAAAGCTATAACTCTGTACTTTGATCTTCCCGGTAACCCATCAGACTACACAGCCAGAAAGTACGACACCAATAACCATAGCTTTAGTACCATAGCCTCGGCAACCATAACTAGAGAAACCTATAACAACAAATCTCTACTAAAACTAACCTACAACATCACAGACGGAGACAACCTAGATCAAGACCACACAGTCAACGGAACAATCATAGACCCAGTAGGTTTAGCTACTAACACAGTTGGTGCACCACAGACTGGAGTGGGGCGATGGGAGAGTAGTTGGGTTGCTACAATTCTTAGCTTCTTTGGGCTATAG
- a CDS encoding glycosyltransferase family 39 protein, which produces MKKKLQRRTAVVKSHIVARLEVVIPCHNEAETLRDNIEKVVAFLAQNFSDDWYISIVDSGSTDDTRKIAQDLAHNYKSVKVLTINEPGRGLALRMAIRASRAEFLVYMDEDLSTDLEIVPQILEALDKQPKTFITASRFMRESVVRRSWLRRVMSIGYSWLARIFLSINVKDLQCGCKGFRVSDVKPILAKVQDNQWFFDTELFYRARQDGYSLVELPAHWQESSRTSVRYGSTIYRFLRGLNRLAHERSKWRHLDAVILASLLILFSGLTIPALLKNGWANSYYTAAALAGAKSWQAFFFGGFDMAGYISVDKPPLAIWVSALSVRILGTHGWAVLLPHVLAGIATMAVVYVMVRRYFGTLSAWVAGVFFAFTPIAVVVFRYNNPDAVLTLCLTLATYAFLRTLERPSWRWSILAGSMVGAAFMTKMLQALIVVPVFIVGYFMFAKPNWRQRWRDLIVASSAFLIASLWWPIVVWVTPASSRPYIGGTVTNNIWELIVGYNGLNRLLGKDWYQPTGELLGAAFGGHIGILRFFNEAFGSVIAWALPLALLLGGLLVTQMWQARASKQFRAVVVWLLFVGLHILTISFTKGTIHPHYAVVIAPMVASLVAVAFWYFREIILLRDYDSWGLLLGILIIVFSASLLPLFFWKGRVWPLWIVAVSIGLAVLVFGFYVVGRLRKSSRLLLITCWLASLALIFAPAVSSLASAQSQQSGFIISAEPLSADVLKLWPPATELPPLIKDFLEQNRGSTKWIATSITSYDVSAVEISTGQPAMAIGGFSGVDNPMSLNEFIDKVKSGEVRYFIVNRRQSSEVRQCGLTFRFDARKENNSRTRVEQCDVAKLDHDEKSSNNIAVWAQQHSRIGEVEFKDWEIYDLSSKLVPPNAAGPTH; this is translated from the coding sequence GTGAAGAAAAAGTTACAACGAAGAACAGCAGTAGTTAAAAGTCATATTGTGGCTCGGCTGGAAGTAGTTATTCCGTGCCATAACGAAGCCGAGACGCTACGGGATAATATTGAAAAAGTTGTTGCGTTTTTGGCGCAAAATTTTTCTGATGACTGGTATATATCCATCGTAGATAGTGGTAGTACTGATGACACGCGAAAGATCGCTCAAGATTTAGCTCATAATTATAAGTCGGTGAAAGTACTTACTATAAATGAGCCTGGTCGAGGGTTGGCGCTTCGGATGGCAATTCGAGCCAGTCGGGCAGAATTTCTAGTATACATGGATGAAGATTTGTCGACCGATTTGGAAATTGTTCCTCAGATACTAGAAGCACTTGATAAGCAACCAAAGACTTTTATAACTGCTAGTCGATTCATGCGAGAGTCGGTAGTTCGTCGTAGTTGGTTAAGGCGGGTTATGTCGATTGGCTATTCGTGGCTAGCACGGATATTTTTATCAATTAACGTTAAAGACCTGCAGTGTGGCTGTAAGGGTTTTCGCGTGAGTGACGTGAAGCCGATATTGGCTAAGGTGCAGGATAATCAGTGGTTTTTTGATACAGAGCTTTTTTATAGGGCGCGACAAGATGGATATAGCCTAGTGGAGCTGCCAGCACACTGGCAAGAGTCAAGCCGGACAAGCGTACGGTATGGCTCAACGATTTATAGATTTCTACGCGGGTTGAATCGTTTGGCACATGAACGCAGTAAGTGGCGCCATCTGGATGCAGTAATTTTGGCCTCTCTACTAATATTGTTTTCAGGCCTGACAATACCCGCACTGTTAAAAAATGGTTGGGCAAATTCTTACTATACAGCCGCGGCATTAGCGGGCGCTAAAAGTTGGCAAGCCTTTTTCTTTGGGGGTTTTGATATGGCTGGTTATATATCCGTAGATAAGCCGCCTCTTGCAATATGGGTATCGGCCTTATCGGTGCGGATTTTAGGAACGCATGGTTGGGCGGTGCTTTTGCCCCATGTTTTAGCCGGCATAGCGACAATGGCTGTAGTTTATGTGATGGTGAGGCGTTATTTTGGTACATTATCAGCTTGGGTGGCAGGTGTGTTTTTTGCCTTTACGCCAATTGCGGTAGTGGTTTTTAGATACAACAATCCTGATGCCGTTTTAACTCTTTGCCTAACATTAGCCACTTACGCTTTTTTGCGAACCCTCGAACGGCCAAGTTGGCGCTGGTCAATATTGGCCGGCAGTATGGTTGGTGCGGCCTTTATGACGAAGATGCTCCAAGCGCTGATAGTGGTTCCGGTATTTATAGTGGGTTATTTTATGTTTGCCAAGCCAAATTGGCGTCAGCGCTGGCGCGATCTAATTGTGGCGTCATCAGCATTCTTAATTGCCTCTTTGTGGTGGCCGATTGTAGTGTGGGTAACGCCAGCAAGCAGTAGGCCATACATCGGCGGAACGGTTACGAATAATATATGGGAATTGATTGTTGGTTATAACGGATTAAATCGGTTACTTGGCAAGGATTGGTATCAGCCCACTGGCGAATTGCTGGGGGCAGCATTTGGTGGCCATATTGGAATCTTGCGATTTTTTAATGAGGCTTTTGGCTCGGTGATAGCCTGGGCACTCCCGTTAGCGTTATTGCTTGGAGGATTGTTGGTGACGCAGATGTGGCAAGCAAGAGCTTCGAAGCAATTTCGGGCAGTTGTGGTTTGGCTATTATTCGTCGGTTTGCATATTCTAACGATTAGCTTTACAAAAGGTACAATTCACCCCCACTATGCTGTTGTGATAGCTCCTATGGTAGCCTCGTTAGTTGCGGTGGCTTTTTGGTATTTTCGCGAAATAATTTTATTGCGCGACTATGATTCATGGGGGCTACTCTTAGGGATATTAATTATTGTTTTTAGCGCTAGTTTATTGCCTCTGTTTTTCTGGAAGGGAAGAGTATGGCCTCTATGGATAGTTGCGGTATCGATTGGCCTGGCGGTATTGGTGTTTGGTTTTTACGTGGTAGGGCGATTACGGAAAAGTAGTAGATTATTGTTGATTACTTGCTGGCTAGCTAGCTTGGCGCTGATTTTTGCACCGGCCGTATCAAGCTTAGCATCGGCACAATCTCAGCAGAGTGGGTTTATTATTTCAGCCGAGCCACTATCGGCAGATGTGTTAAAGCTTTGGCCTCCAGCTACTGAGTTACCGCCATTGATAAAGGACTTTTTGGAGCAGAATAGGGGGTCTACCAAGTGGATTGCCACTTCAATTACTAGCTATGATGTATCGGCAGTAGAGATTTCAACTGGCCAGCCGGCTATGGCAATTGGTGGCTTTAGTGGTGTTGATAACCCGATGAGTTTGAATGAGTTTATAGATAAAGTTAAGTCTGGTGAGGTACGTTATTTTATAGTTAATCGGCGCCAATCTAGTGAGGTTAGGCAATGTGGGCTGACTTTTCGATTTGATGCTCGCAAGGAAAATAATAGCCGCACGCGAGTTGAGCAGTGTGATGTAGCCAAACTAGATCATGATGAAAAATCATCCAATAATATTGCTGTTTGGGCGCAACAACACAGTCGTATTGGCGAGGTGGAGTTTAAAGACTGGGAAATTTACGACTTGAGCTCTAAACTTGTGCCACCTAATGCTGCCGGGCCGACTCATTAA
- a CDS encoding SMP-30/gluconolactonase/LRE family protein translates to MPTKTPSLINSRSNISLRWNNLWLLVAVFVVLSLAVGYFALPYVRAAGEINQIGCINCPPDGAFGLRDAGDVAIDTSGNVYVTRNDNTSHIVKLDSAGNMVSSFGPYGTGNAEFEGVRGIAVDSSNSIYVIEGTYNKVKKFNSDGTFVLEWDGSAGAGGQLSNPADLAVDSSGNILVVDTNNNRIQKFNSSGVYQSDFGSNGTGDGQFSYPSDLTVDSSGNIYVADTDNHRIQKFNSSGVYQSQFGSNGTGDGQFSYPRGITIDSADNIYVADTSNNRIQKFNSSHVFQTEWGSSASSYGAEPGEMSGPKGIAHDSSNNIYIADQYNNRVQKFTSTGSLITQYGTTGLSSYGGYEDSYGNGGSGNNVRFNTPAGTAVDHDGNTYVSDADNSRIMKFNSAGNFVSQIASSSVGSYGEPSNGSNNGEFEYPMGMVTDASNNLYVADVGNNRIQKFNSSGAHQLSFGGNGPYGGGSGDGQLMMPFDVALDGTGNIYVADMSNDRLQKFDSSGNYLAKTTSAVSSLGGVVSAESFGDVQMLGGVDASEAGGPVSVAVGPDGNVWALTYGKLLKYSANLEPIQNWDISDGFTYMSIGVRVDKDNNVYIGQFNDSGPGGRLLKFDSSGNQVGVWDDGYRMDEFMPMLPAIDPEIDGRLAVPSVMQNKVVFLCDTDVSTNNCSGPNDGGGNSGGGEESSTYFYNNSSNDSITYLIAPDTATNFSLSGVDYASLQKDGSNLFPAGLTSFNFDATPNSATTITIYYDLPGAPTGYTARKYNTANQTYADIPGATITREDYSGKSRLKLTYSITDNGPLDQDPTPGHVVDPVGLATTSAFLASTGLNFWLYVVGAISLLGAGSYLVRQYSRR, encoded by the coding sequence ATGCCAACAAAAACTCCCAGTCTAATCAATAGTAGATCCAACATCAGTTTACGCTGGAACAATCTATGGCTACTAGTGGCTGTATTTGTGGTGCTCTCATTGGCAGTTGGTTATTTTGCTCTACCATATGTACGGGCTGCTGGTGAAATTAACCAAATAGGGTGTATTAACTGTCCGCCAGATGGGGCATTTGGCTTACGAGATGCTGGCGATGTAGCTATCGACACGAGTGGTAATGTATATGTTACGCGCAATGATAATACGAGCCATATAGTTAAGCTTGACTCTGCCGGTAATATGGTTAGTTCATTCGGGCCATACGGAACTGGTAACGCTGAGTTTGAGGGGGTTCGGGGAATTGCAGTTGATAGCTCCAATAGTATTTATGTGATAGAGGGTACATATAATAAGGTTAAAAAGTTTAATTCAGACGGTACATTTGTTTTAGAGTGGGACGGTAGTGCAGGTGCTGGCGGTCAACTCAGTAATCCTGCCGATCTCGCGGTGGACTCCAGTGGTAATATCCTTGTGGTAGATACCAATAATAATCGTATTCAAAAGTTTAACAGCTCAGGCGTGTATCAATCAGATTTTGGCAGTAATGGTACTGGTGATGGGCAGTTTAGTTATCCTTCCGATCTCACGGTGGACTCCAGTGGTAATATTTATGTTGCAGATACCGACAATCATCGTATTCAAAAGTTTAACAGCTCAGGCGTGTATCAGTCACAGTTTGGCAGTAATGGTACTGGTGATGGGCAGTTTAGTTATCCACGCGGGATTACAATAGATAGTGCAGATAATATTTATGTTGCAGACACCTCTAATAATCGCATTCAAAAGTTTAATAGCTCTCATGTATTCCAGACGGAATGGGGTAGTAGCGCAAGTTCTTATGGTGCTGAACCGGGAGAGATGAGCGGGCCTAAAGGTATAGCACACGATAGTAGTAATAATATATATATCGCCGATCAATATAACAATCGCGTACAGAAATTTACTTCAACTGGTAGCCTAATTACCCAATATGGAACTACAGGATTAAGCTCATACGGTGGCTATGAAGACTCTTATGGTAATGGTGGGTCTGGTAATAATGTGCGTTTCAATACACCCGCTGGAACAGCAGTAGATCATGATGGTAATACCTATGTGAGTGATGCAGATAATAGTAGGATTATGAAGTTTAATAGCGCTGGTAATTTTGTTAGCCAGATTGCTAGTAGCTCAGTGGGCTCATATGGCGAGCCATCCAATGGTTCGAATAATGGAGAGTTTGAGTATCCTATGGGTATGGTGACCGATGCTAGCAATAACCTTTATGTTGCAGATGTTGGCAATAACCGCATCCAGAAATTTAACAGCTCAGGAGCTCATCAACTTAGCTTTGGTGGCAACGGACCATATGGAGGTGGTAGTGGGGATGGTCAACTTATGATGCCATTCGACGTTGCCTTGGATGGGACGGGCAATATATATGTTGCCGATATGTCCAATGACCGTTTGCAGAAGTTTGATTCGAGTGGGAACTATCTTGCTAAGACTACTAGTGCTGTGTCTTCACTGGGTGGAGTGGTGTCGGCTGAAAGTTTTGGTGATGTTCAGATGCTTGGCGGTGTTGATGCTAGTGAAGCTGGAGGGCCGGTATCTGTGGCGGTTGGACCAGATGGAAATGTTTGGGCGCTGACGTATGGTAAGCTACTTAAATACAGCGCCAATCTAGAGCCAATTCAAAATTGGGATATTTCAGATGGCTTTACGTATATGAGCATCGGAGTTAGGGTGGATAAGGATAATAATGTTTATATTGGGCAATTTAATGACAGTGGCCCTGGTGGTCGGTTACTAAAATTTGATTCAAGCGGCAATCAGGTGGGCGTATGGGATGATGGGTATCGTATGGATGAATTTATGCCTATGCTCCCAGCAATCGATCCGGAGATTGATGGACGCTTGGCGGTGCCTAGTGTGATGCAGAATAAAGTTGTCTTCCTCTGCGACACCGATGTCTCCACCAATAACTGCTCTGGCCCTAACGATGGTGGTGGCAACTCTGGTGGTGGAGAGGAATCTAGTACCTACTTCTACAACAACTCATCCAATGATTCCATCACTTATCTAATAGCCCCAGACACTGCTACTAACTTCTCTCTGTCTGGTGTAGACTACGCTAGTTTACAAAAAGATGGATCTAATCTCTTCCCAGCTGGTCTCACAAGCTTTAACTTTGACGCCACCCCTAACTCTGCTACCACCATTACTATCTACTACGATCTACCCGGTGCTCCAACAGGCTACACAGCTCGTAAATACAATACCGCCAATCAAACCTATGCCGATATTCCAGGAGCTACCATTACCCGAGAAGACTACAGCGGTAAGAGTCGTCTAAAGCTAACTTACTCCATCACAGACAATGGACCACTCGATCAAGATCCTACTCCAGGCCACGTAGTAGACCCAGTTGGTCTAGCTACTACCTCTGCCTTTCTAGCTAGTACTGGTCTAAACTTCTGGCTCTATGTAGTTGGAGCCATCAGCCTACTTGGTGCTGGTAGCTATCTAGTCCGTCAGTACAGTCGGCGGTAG